In Candidatus Desulfatibia profunda, a single genomic region encodes these proteins:
- a CDS encoding AbrB/MazE/SpoVT family DNA-binding domain-containing protein — protein MRVTTKGQVTIPQHIREKLGITPATEVDFVEEEGRVFLVKQKGGKAVTQKFAKLRGVATVKMTTDEIMALTRADR, from the coding sequence ATGAGAGTAACTACAAAAGGTCAGGTCACAATTCCCCAACACATTCGCGAAAAATTGGGAATAACCCCAGCAACAGAAGTTGATTTTGTCGAGGAAGAAGGCCGCGTATTTTTAGTGAAACAAAAAGGGGGGAAAGCTGTGACCCAAAAATTTGCAAAATTACGTGGCGTTGCAACCGTCAAAATGACGACAGATGAGATTATGGCCTTAACGAGGGCAGATAGATGA